The following proteins come from a genomic window of Candidatus Obscuribacter sp.:
- a CDS encoding MBL fold metallo-hydrolase yields MQFGHFNIHVIRESTLRLDGGAMFGVVPKTLWAKTSEVDSENRVLMSCNLLLIDTGSHKILVETGMGDRWTDKERERYDLKTINAPDMVLSDLALTAEQIDYVIISHLHFDHVGGAVRLVDEKLVPTYPNAKYVVQKGEWDFAFKANARARASYRPDDFVPLMDHGQIQFVDGDSEIVPGVHVRITGGHTSHHQVVYFYSGDNKGVYFADILPTKAHLSPPWVMGYDHYPLASCDIKSEWLARAVQENMLVVFDHEHGTPWGHVSIGADKKFVFTALDAGTLALPGQTLVS; encoded by the coding sequence ATGCAGTTTGGCCACTTTAATATCCACGTAATCCGCGAAAGCACCCTGCGTCTTGATGGCGGGGCGATGTTTGGCGTTGTACCTAAGACACTCTGGGCCAAGACCAGTGAAGTGGACTCTGAAAACCGAGTGCTCATGTCTTGCAATTTACTTTTGATTGATACAGGTAGTCATAAAATCCTGGTTGAAACCGGCATGGGTGACCGCTGGACCGACAAAGAGCGTGAGCGCTATGACTTGAAGACAATTAATGCACCGGATATGGTGCTAAGTGATTTGGCGCTTACTGCTGAGCAAATTGATTATGTGATTATTTCGCATCTGCATTTTGACCATGTTGGTGGTGCAGTCAGGCTGGTCGACGAAAAGCTTGTGCCCACCTACCCTAATGCTAAATACGTTGTGCAAAAAGGTGAATGGGACTTTGCTTTTAAGGCCAATGCTAGAGCCAGAGCGAGTTATCGCCCTGATGATTTTGTGCCACTTATGGATCATGGTCAAATTCAGTTTGTCGACGGCGACAGCGAGATAGTGCCTGGTGTACATGTACGTATAACCGGTGGTCACACCTCGCATCATCAGGTCGTTTATTTTTATTCGGGAGACAATAAAGGCGTTTATTTTGCCGATATTTTGCCGACTAAGGCACACCTGTCGCCGCCCTGGGTGATGGGTTATGACCACTATCCTCTGGCTAGTTGCGATATAAAGTCGGAGTGGTTAGCGCGGGCCGTGCAAGAAAACATGCTTGTGGTCTTTGATCATGAGCATGGTACACCCTGGGGCCATGTCTCGATAGGCGCTGACAAAAAGTTTGTCTTTACAGCATTAGATGCGGGTACTCTGGCTTTGCCAGGTCAAACACTGGTGTCTTAA
- a CDS encoding tetratricopeptide repeat protein — MVTDLVSQGKWDEAYSGLLQFTQQNSSVSINDPGVQLQLGILAFNSGKVAEAERHLKTSLSIDSNNPEAHYQLGLVLLKDERPAEAMPEFRETCEMRANYAVGHLHWGIALSGMGSVKGALAQFNQALKIDNNLTAAYIQGGLSMYDLGQYMEAAQYFQTAVNLEPELPEPLVSLGIALAQLGNEVDAGKCFLRAWQLDGRNVTVLRHAATAMASQGQIDDAVKLFQEAVNLGHRGLNARERALIYNDWGVALYRVGRLEDASEKLMEASDMDPTSVEPTMNLGLVCVELGEYERAADAFDRTLLIEPESRDLRVYLAVTLILLNQCELAIDKMLERAPQNPGQYEFWLGHAYLGVGSYDQAASYFAQVLKDAPANYQAIDGLGCALMLSGSYPEAVDKFKQAIGLRQDYALAHLHLSRAYDQMGDSASAQLHLKEAVLYDPECLSPQKEALDKLLKAAQYELVEAQSLKILAVSPRDSDVRVSLARAYREQNRLDDALDAVESVIAESPTLASARVVAGQIYLSQGRFVEADEAFRVAAETTDGDHSLFYYWGKTLALLGLVELALEKYEKSVELDPYDADVYEAWGNALKSLGRFAEAAEVYRRASEYV, encoded by the coding sequence GTGGTAACCGATCTCGTCTCGCAGGGTAAGTGGGATGAGGCTTATTCCGGGCTTTTGCAGTTCACCCAGCAGAATTCAAGTGTCAGCATCAACGATCCCGGTGTGCAACTGCAGCTTGGTATCCTGGCTTTTAATAGTGGCAAAGTAGCTGAAGCTGAGCGCCATCTCAAAACTTCTCTATCAATTGATAGTAATAATCCAGAGGCTCATTATCAGCTCGGACTGGTCTTGCTCAAAGACGAAAGACCAGCTGAAGCCATGCCTGAATTTAGAGAAACCTGCGAAATGCGGGCAAACTATGCCGTTGGGCACCTGCACTGGGGCATTGCCCTCTCTGGTATGGGCAGTGTCAAAGGGGCACTGGCTCAGTTTAATCAGGCTCTAAAGATAGATAATAATCTCACTGCTGCTTACATACAGGGTGGGCTCTCGATGTATGACCTGGGTCAATACATGGAAGCAGCCCAGTACTTCCAGACAGCAGTCAATCTTGAGCCTGAGCTGCCCGAGCCTCTGGTCTCTCTTGGTATTGCTCTGGCTCAGCTGGGTAACGAAGTGGATGCCGGTAAATGCTTTTTGCGGGCTTGGCAACTGGATGGGCGCAATGTCACAGTTTTGCGTCACGCTGCTACTGCCATGGCATCGCAAGGTCAAATAGACGATGCAGTCAAACTCTTTCAGGAAGCAGTCAATCTTGGCCACCGCGGTCTCAATGCACGCGAGCGGGCCCTTATTTATAACGACTGGGGTGTCGCTCTTTACCGTGTCGGCCGGCTAGAAGATGCCTCCGAAAAACTAATGGAAGCGTCCGATATGGACCCCACTAGTGTTGAGCCGACAATGAATCTTGGTCTGGTCTGTGTCGAACTCGGTGAGTACGAACGGGCTGCTGATGCTTTTGATCGCACACTTTTGATAGAGCCAGAGTCGCGCGATTTGAGAGTTTATCTGGCTGTCACCTTGATCTTGCTCAATCAATGCGAGCTGGCTATCGATAAGATGTTGGAGCGCGCTCCGCAAAATCCAGGGCAGTACGAGTTTTGGCTTGGCCATGCCTATCTTGGTGTAGGCAGCTACGACCAGGCTGCTTCTTATTTTGCCCAAGTACTCAAAGATGCACCGGCTAACTATCAAGCCATAGATGGTCTGGGCTGTGCTTTGATGCTCTCTGGTAGCTATCCAGAGGCAGTCGACAAATTTAAACAAGCGATTGGACTGAGGCAGGATTATGCTTTAGCGCACCTCCATCTCTCTCGTGCTTACGACCAGATGGGGGATTCGGCCAGTGCGCAATTGCACCTAAAAGAAGCTGTACTGTACGATCCAGAATGTCTCTCACCGCAAAAAGAAGCTCTGGATAAATTGCTCAAAGCGGCTCAATATGAGCTTGTTGAAGCGCAGAGTTTAAAAATTTTGGCGGTATCTCCTCGTGATAGTGATGTAAGAGTCTCTCTTGCTCGTGCTTACCGTGAGCAAAATCGTCTTGATGATGCTCTTGATGCCGTTGAGTCAGTCATTGCTGAGAGTCCCACTCTGGCTAGCGCGCGCGTGGTAGCTGGTCAAATTTATTTGTCGCAAGGGCGTTTTGTGGAAGCAGACGAAGCCTTTAGAGTTGCTGCCGAAACGACTGACGGCGATCATTCGCTCTTTTACTACTGGGGTAAGACCCTGGCTTTGCTTGGATTGGTAGAGCTGGCCCTCGAAAAATACGAGAAATCTGTCGAGCTAGATCCCTATGATGCCGACGTTTACGAAGCCTGGGGCAATGCACTTAAGTCGCTGGGGCGTTTTGCCGAAGCGGCGGAAGTCTACCGCCGGGCCTCTGAGTACGTGTAA
- a CDS encoding glycosyltransferase family 9 protein, with amino-acid sequence MQSNKLPEKILAINFGGIGDEILFLPTLKEVKQLLPKSHVALLLEPRSRSVAEVTDLVDEVVCFDIKKRPLLPGDYLKLLQLTRAGKYDLVISSGSSPMVAMLLFGSGIPVRIGYDAGSPVKALLTHPVKLDKEQYAGNMYHDLCQGLRHYLDSLKIGALLRQPDNKGLLQIPQATVKPDSRKRMTEVLAEEEHKLQERLSARGNTTSGGAVKKVLLHPGTSRLAVQKGIIKHWPGESWLELIRKLLSSETGQPVQIILAGGPDDEEVMKDLMQALGDEAQRIINFYGKTKSLADLAALIELSDLMVCVDSAPMHIAVGLNKKVVALFGPTDPAKLIPNQKHFCALADNAEPRALLDGLGVRLLPDTVYRSSLDLLRAD; translated from the coding sequence ATGCAGTCTAATAAGCTTCCTGAGAAAATTTTGGCAATTAACTTTGGCGGAATCGGCGATGAGATCTTGTTTTTGCCGACTCTAAAAGAAGTTAAGCAGCTTTTGCCCAAGAGTCACGTCGCTTTACTTTTGGAGCCGCGCTCGCGCTCTGTTGCTGAAGTGACCGATTTAGTGGATGAAGTTGTCTGCTTTGACATAAAAAAACGCCCACTTTTGCCTGGTGACTATCTAAAACTTTTGCAGTTGACCAGGGCTGGCAAATACGATCTAGTTATCTCCTCGGGTTCATCTCCCATGGTGGCAATGCTTTTGTTTGGTTCGGGCATACCGGTAAGAATCGGCTACGATGCTGGCTCGCCCGTCAAAGCACTGCTAACTCATCCAGTCAAACTGGACAAAGAACAATACGCCGGCAATATGTATCACGACCTCTGTCAGGGCTTGAGGCACTATCTAGACTCTCTCAAAATTGGCGCTTTGCTGAGACAACCTGACAATAAAGGACTCTTGCAAATACCGCAGGCAACAGTAAAGCCAGACTCGCGTAAGCGCATGACTGAGGTACTGGCTGAGGAAGAACACAAATTGCAAGAGCGGCTCAGTGCTCGCGGTAATACCACAAGCGGTGGCGCTGTAAAAAAAGTACTCTTGCATCCTGGCACCAGTAGACTGGCAGTACAAAAGGGCATAATCAAGCACTGGCCCGGTGAGAGCTGGCTTGAGCTAATACGCAAATTGCTCAGTAGCGAGACCGGTCAACCAGTCCAAATCATCCTGGCCGGTGGACCAGACGACGAAGAAGTAATGAAAGATTTGATGCAAGCACTCGGTGATGAAGCCCAGCGCATTATCAATTTTTATGGCAAAACAAAGAGCCTGGCTGACCTGGCGGCATTAATAGAACTATCTGATTTGATGGTTTGCGTGGACTCTGCGCCAATGCATATTGCTGTTGGGCTAAACAAAAAAGTGGTGGCACTATTTGGGCCAACAGATCCGGCCAAACTAATTCCCAATCAAAAACACTTTTGTGCTCTGGCTGACAATGCCGAGCCTAGGGCTTTGTTAGACGGGCTTGGCGTTCGGCTTCTTCCCGATACTGTCTACCGGTCTTCGCTGGATCTACTGAGGGCAGACTGA
- a CDS encoding GHKL domain-containing protein, with protein MTQSIARASTQQVKGKSRELTSELFLKSEQLLRFRIAFALVSLCLCFGIYSFAGEEFDFAHAAGIIFGVSIYSFVGIAFIVKRLKSSARRLQVFNGVLLLFDILCITGLVHCTHGLESDLYVLYLLPIILSSYTFGQRGIYFVAALVTMFYIGLLMWESAPLLPYLVKNDSAPGLASAFALKLWRRIFARAFFFASVSFLWARFCDYLGRVARRSNERLLEQLDANEKLMAQSEERAQRERMINAINKGVRSTLELDTVVAAAVEQLSQAVPTDLVAILCPPPVFTTSSALTGKTKPPLYVEATIPGTAQSTAQKRLSHKVQAFILARRASYERDPQSGNKIKTFTFKSPATDPFFADIASELKELGFETLVIQPMMYGEESKGAVILADQGVDRDFTDTELVLTKVVAGQVAVAIEHANLVSELSAKNHDLVGKNLNLDAKNLELKTMQSQLIHQEKMASLGRLVAGIAHELNNPINFVHGNLPYLKQYVDELKRLIEAADAIPTQEKQPFEDLKEQLKYDFLVSDLDNIIADLNEGSNRIRHIIRDLKSFSRLDEAELKEASIAEGIESTLKILSQYYGRDKIPVEINFEGVPQVLCYPGQLNQVWMNLLSNAAQAMQNVPNPLLKVQGKAEGSTVLVEISDCGGGIKPEVQSKIFDPFFTTKPVGQGTGLGLSICHSIIERHGGQIWFTSEMGKGTTFFIRVPLTAKRQSDDTEVTH; from the coding sequence GTGACTCAAAGCATTGCCCGAGCTTCCACTCAACAGGTCAAAGGCAAGAGCCGCGAGCTCACATCCGAGCTTTTTCTCAAAAGCGAGCAACTGCTGCGCTTTAGGATAGCCTTTGCTCTGGTCAGTCTCTGTCTTTGTTTTGGTATTTATAGCTTTGCTGGTGAAGAATTTGACTTTGCCCATGCTGCCGGCATCATATTTGGTGTCAGTATCTACAGCTTTGTGGGCATTGCCTTTATAGTCAAACGGCTCAAATCATCAGCTAGAAGGCTACAAGTCTTTAACGGCGTACTTTTGCTTTTTGATATCCTCTGTATTACAGGCCTGGTGCACTGCACTCACGGTCTTGAATCCGACCTGTATGTGCTTTATCTTTTGCCGATTATCCTCTCCAGCTATACCTTTGGGCAGCGCGGAATTTATTTTGTCGCAGCGCTGGTGACGATGTTTTATATCGGGCTTTTGATGTGGGAGTCGGCTCCGCTCTTACCCTATCTGGTCAAAAATGACAGCGCGCCTGGTCTTGCCAGTGCCTTTGCGCTCAAACTCTGGCGGCGTATTTTTGCTAGAGCTTTCTTTTTTGCTAGTGTTAGTTTTTTGTGGGCCAGGTTTTGTGATTATCTGGGACGCGTGGCCAGGCGCAGCAATGAGAGACTGCTAGAGCAACTCGATGCCAACGAAAAACTAATGGCGCAGTCCGAAGAACGGGCGCAACGGGAGCGCATGATCAATGCTATCAACAAAGGTGTGCGCAGCACTCTGGAGCTAGATACTGTGGTCGCCGCTGCTGTTGAGCAGCTCTCTCAGGCTGTGCCCACAGATCTAGTGGCCATTCTCTGTCCGCCTCCAGTATTCACCACCAGTAGTGCACTGACAGGTAAGACAAAGCCACCACTTTATGTCGAGGCCACTATCCCGGGTACGGCTCAAAGCACTGCTCAAAAGCGCCTCTCCCACAAAGTCCAGGCCTTTATCCTGGCGCGCCGGGCTAGCTATGAGCGTGATCCGCAAAGTGGCAATAAAATCAAAACATTTACTTTTAAATCTCCCGCCACAGATCCATTTTTTGCAGATATAGCTTCCGAGCTCAAAGAACTTGGTTTTGAAACTCTGGTAATTCAGCCCATGATGTACGGTGAGGAGAGCAAAGGTGCTGTCATCCTGGCTGATCAAGGGGTCGATAGAGACTTTACTGATACTGAGCTAGTCTTGACCAAAGTGGTAGCGGGTCAAGTGGCGGTAGCTATCGAGCATGCCAATCTAGTCAGCGAGTTGTCTGCCAAAAACCATGACCTGGTGGGCAAAAATCTCAATCTGGATGCCAAAAATCTAGAGCTAAAAACGATGCAGTCACAGCTCATTCACCAGGAAAAAATGGCCTCTCTAGGACGGCTGGTGGCTGGAATTGCCCATGAACTCAATAATCCAATTAACTTTGTCCATGGCAATTTGCCCTATCTCAAACAATATGTCGACGAACTCAAACGCTTGATTGAGGCCGCTGACGCCATCCCCACCCAAGAGAAGCAGCCCTTTGAAGATTTAAAAGAGCAGCTTAAATACGACTTTTTGGTCAGTGACCTTGATAACATCATCGCTGACCTCAATGAAGGCTCAAACCGCATCCGCCATATCATTCGCGACCTCAAGAGTTTTTCGCGTCTTGATGAAGCTGAACTGAAAGAAGCCTCTATTGCCGAAGGTATCGAGTCCACGCTCAAAATCCTCTCGCAATATTACGGACGGGACAAAATCCCAGTTGAGATTAACTTTGAAGGCGTGCCTCAAGTACTTTGCTATCCCGGTCAGCTCAATCAAGTCTGGATGAATCTGCTCTCAAACGCCGCCCAGGCTATGCAAAATGTGCCAAACCCCTTGCTTAAGGTGCAGGGCAAGGCAGAGGGGTCCACTGTACTTGTGGAAATAAGCGATTGCGGGGGTGGTATTAAGCCGGAGGTTCAGAGTAAAATCTTTGATCCATTCTTCACGACGAAGCCAGTTGGTCAGGGGACCGGGCTTGGTTTGTCTATCTGCCATAGCATAATCGAGCGGCATGGCGGGCAGATCTGGTTTACCAGTGAGATGGGCAAGGGCACAACCTTTTTTATACGTGTGCCTTTGACTGCCAAAAGGCAAAGTGATGACACCGAGGTAACACATTAA
- a CDS encoding type II secretion system protein, with amino-acid sequence MSSQSRNRLRKPTRGRSNQGFTLIELLVVVIIIGILAAIALPNFIGAQDKAREASVKANMRTAQIAAESYATDNAGSYPPSATDAGYLSYLPGGSSGGNNTAGKNPVNPFTNAPEAIVAGGVSDVQATRTAAPGTIAGNAGSIEYSLVTDANGAKSSYAVRGAGKSKQALSGANGGTLILSNQ; translated from the coding sequence ATGTCATCGCAAAGCCGAAATCGTTTGAGAAAACCAACCAGGGGGCGTTCAAATCAAGGCTTCACCCTAATTGAGCTTCTCGTTGTGGTGATCATCATTGGTATCCTGGCAGCAATTGCGCTACCAAACTTTATTGGCGCCCAGGATAAAGCCCGGGAAGCGTCAGTTAAAGCCAATATGCGTACTGCTCAGATTGCCGCTGAGTCTTATGCCACTGATAATGCTGGTAGTTATCCGCCCAGCGCCACTGATGCCGGATATTTGTCGTATCTGCCAGGCGGCAGCTCTGGTGGTAACAACACTGCCGGCAAAAACCCCGTTAACCCATTCACTAACGCACCTGAAGCCATCGTGGCCGGAGGCGTGAGTGACGTGCAGGCTACACGTACAGCTGCACCTGGCACCATCGCTGGCAATGCTGGCAGTATCGAGTACAGTCTGGTGACAGACGCCAACGGCGCTAAGAGCAGCTATGCAGTACGCGGTGCTGGTAAGTCCAAACAAGCACTATCTGGTGCTAATGGTGGTACTTTGATCCTCTCTAATCAGTAA
- a CDS encoding HD domain-containing protein, which translates to MRRHKILVVDDEVPNLRLLRRVLSPDHDILEATGGEEAVAILQKENISLIITDQRMPAMTGVQLLEESLKIRPDAIKILLTGYTDVQALIDAINAGHVYKYIPKPWDADELKLTVKRALEAFELKESNDKLVVELSGALSELEMLSVGTIRALADALDAKCDYTAGHSLRVSRIAVLIGRQLGLTDEHLRDLELGGILHDIGKIGVPESILWKPDKLTEEEKSIMSRHPVKSAEIIGDLKGLKRAREYVKHHHEYYDGNGYPDGLSGETIPIGARIILVSDAYDAMTTDRPYRNAIGHVRAIEELKKLAGTQFDPNVVNALLALTEDGGTEMDKVIKEHFDESLIGLSLPSVDPAKTGRQYREEAERQARLTKP; encoded by the coding sequence ATGCGACGTCACAAAATACTTGTTGTCGATGACGAAGTGCCTAACCTGAGGCTTTTGCGCAGAGTGCTCTCGCCCGATCACGACATCCTTGAGGCCACTGGCGGCGAAGAGGCAGTGGCGATACTGCAAAAAGAAAATATCAGCTTGATCATCACCGACCAGCGCATGCCTGCTATGACCGGTGTGCAGCTCCTGGAAGAATCTCTTAAAATCCGTCCTGATGCCATCAAGATTTTGCTCACTGGCTATACCGATGTTCAAGCCCTGATTGACGCCATTAACGCCGGTCATGTTTATAAGTACATTCCCAAGCCCTGGGATGCCGATGAGCTTAAACTCACGGTCAAGCGCGCTCTTGAAGCTTTTGAACTAAAAGAAAGCAATGACAAACTGGTGGTAGAGCTGTCTGGCGCCCTAAGCGAGCTAGAGATGCTATCGGTCGGTACTATCCGCGCTCTGGCTGATGCCCTTGATGCCAAGTGTGATTACACCGCTGGTCACAGTCTGCGAGTCAGTCGTATTGCTGTTTTGATTGGCCGTCAACTGGGTTTGACCGATGAGCACTTGCGAGACCTGGAGCTGGGCGGCATCCTCCATGACATCGGCAAAATTGGCGTGCCTGAGTCTATTTTGTGGAAGCCAGACAAGTTGACCGAAGAAGAAAAATCAATCATGTCGCGCCATCCAGTTAAGTCGGCCGAGATTATAGGCGACCTCAAGGGGCTCAAGCGGGCTCGTGAGTATGTCAAACACCATCATGAGTACTACGACGGCAACGGCTATCCAGATGGACTGAGTGGTGAAACCATCCCCATTGGTGCTCGTATCATCCTGGTCTCTGATGCCTATGATGCCATGACAACAGATCGTCCTTATCGCAACGCCATTGGTCATGTGCGCGCTATCGAAGAGCTTAAAAAGCTTGCTGGCACACAGTTTGACCCTAATGTTGTTAATGCTCTCCTGGCGCTCACCGAGGATGGTGGCACCGAGATGGACAAAGTAATCAAAGAACACTTTGATGAGAGCTTGATTGGACTCAGTCTGCCCTCAGTAGATCCAGCGAAGACCGGTAGACAGTATCGGGAAGAAGCCGAACGCCAAGCCCGTCTAACAAAGCCCTAG
- a CDS encoding LCP family protein, with the protein MKLSHWLLIFIACALLGVGGAYFATLATRPQLIPPQLRLASLREPSTVLLLGVDVVYSDSGRHLKADKDAFTGRSDTIMVSRLDPIANSFRVISIPRDTSVRIPGQGVQKINAANAIGGPPLAVQTVSQFLNIPIDHYVVINVHGLVDLVNELGGITVEVPKKMQYMDWTAKLKIDLEPGVHTLTGNQAMGFVRFRHDALGDIGRVTRQQIFIRAVLDKALRPESWPHIPKLIEIAQKYIYTDLNAEQIMTMANFVRSVPKSNQVLSMMPGNFSASGDWDVTDKEVRRMVARLNGASFVETTRDDIRVAISNASSIQGMGFKLAGLLGKKGYRNVVVQKALLELSDPVKRTRIIAQKANPEDASLVKSDLGNIGEVVNVSAGDIESSVTIIIGDDLANKLSALQEGASSLDETPQSANHADVGGETTNPVTH; encoded by the coding sequence TTGAAACTATCCCATTGGCTTTTAATTTTTATCGCTTGCGCCTTGCTGGGCGTGGGAGGGGCGTACTTTGCTACCCTCGCCACCAGGCCGCAACTGATTCCACCACAGCTCCGTCTAGCTTCGCTACGTGAGCCTTCCACCGTACTGCTGCTCGGTGTTGACGTGGTCTATTCGGATTCAGGACGCCATCTTAAAGCTGATAAAGACGCTTTTACCGGTCGCTCTGACACCATTATGGTGAGCCGGCTTGATCCTATTGCAAATAGTTTTAGAGTGATATCTATACCTCGTGATACGTCAGTGCGTATCCCCGGGCAGGGCGTGCAAAAAATCAATGCTGCCAATGCCATTGGTGGACCACCTCTGGCGGTGCAGACTGTAAGCCAGTTTCTCAATATACCTATTGATCACTATGTCGTGATTAACGTCCATGGTCTCGTTGACCTCGTCAATGAGCTTGGTGGCATCACTGTTGAGGTTCCCAAGAAGATGCAGTACATGGACTGGACTGCCAAACTCAAAATTGATCTGGAGCCTGGCGTACATACCCTCACTGGCAATCAAGCCATGGGCTTTGTGCGCTTCCGCCATGATGCTCTGGGTGACATTGGACGAGTAACAAGACAACAGATATTTATCAGAGCGGTACTTGACAAGGCGCTGCGACCTGAGTCCTGGCCTCATATTCCCAAGCTTATAGAGATCGCTCAAAAGTACATCTATACTGATTTAAATGCTGAGCAAATCATGACTATGGCTAACTTTGTGCGTTCTGTGCCTAAGTCAAATCAGGTACTATCGATGATGCCAGGTAATTTTTCGGCATCTGGAGATTGGGATGTTACCGACAAAGAAGTGCGTCGCATGGTGGCACGTCTCAATGGCGCCAGCTTTGTTGAGACCACCAGGGATGATATCAGGGTGGCAATCAGCAATGCCAGCTCAATCCAAGGCATGGGCTTCAAATTAGCCGGTTTGCTCGGCAAAAAAGGTTACCGCAATGTGGTCGTGCAAAAAGCACTCTTAGAGTTATCAGACCCCGTCAAAAGAACGCGAATCATCGCCCAGAAGGCAAATCCAGAAGATGCCAGTTTAGTAAAGAGTGACCTGGGTAATATAGGAGAAGTGGTGAATGTATCTGCTGGAGATATCGAAAGCTCTGTGACAATCATCATCGGTGACGACCTGGCAAATAAATTAAGTGCACTCCAAGAAGGCGCGTCATCTCTGGACGAAACTCCGCAATCGGCTAATCATGCCGATGTCGGTGGTGAAACTACGAATCCGGTAACGCACTAA